From Watersipora subatra chromosome 8, tzWatSuba1.1, whole genome shotgun sequence, a single genomic window includes:
- the LOC137401489 gene encoding ubiquitin carboxyl-terminal hydrolase isozyme L3-like gives MAETKKIRWLPLESNPEVMNKYMYNLGASSDWAFFDVFGFDEDLLGMIPKPVAAVMLLFPISDKSETVSIGTEEEVEGLYYMKQTVGNACGTVGIIHALANNGNQVSLDESKALSAFLKRTASMNKDERAVALGEDESIGSAHESSAQEGQTEAPDINTKVNLHFVAFVHHNGGLYEMDGRKSAPTRHGNTTPGTLLEDSMKVAKQFMERDPGELSFTITALAANS, from the exons ATGGCTGAGACGAAAAAGATACGATGGCTCCCATTGGAGTCTAACCCTGAG GTGATGAACAAGTATATGTACAACCTAGGAGCGTCAAGTGACTGGGCATTCTTTGATGTTTTTGGTTTTGATGAGGATCTTCTTGGGATGATTCCAAAACCGGTTGCTGCTGTGATGCTGCTTTTCCCAATCTCTGACAAG TCGGAGACTGTGTCCATTGGGACAGAGGAAGAAGTGGAAGGACTGTACTACATGAAGCAAACCGTAGGCAATGCCTGTGGGACAGTTGGAATTATACATGCTCTTGCGAACAATGGCAATCAGGTGTCACTAGATG AAAGCAAAGCCCTTTCTGCTTTTCTAAAGCGAACAGCAAGCATGAACAAAGACGAGAGAGCTGTTGCCCTTGGAGAGGATGAATCAATTG GTTCAGCACATGAGTCATCCGCCCAAGAGGGACAGACAGAGGCACCAGATATAAACACTAAAGTCAATCTTCACTTCGTCGCCTTCGTTCACCATAATGGTGGCCTATATGAAATGGATGGGAGAAAGTCTGCTCCCACAAGACATGGCAACACAACTCCAGGGACATTACTTGAG GACTCGATGAAAGTTGCAAAGCAATTCATGGAACGGGACCCTGGAGAGTTGAGCTTCACAATAACTGCTTTGGCTGCCAATTCCTAG